The genomic window GATCatcgtggaaatttacatgcgtcCACAGAGAAGCTGtccacatgtcttagactcatatgttcatCCAGAgatcatatgcaggaacatttcatataagcctaaaaccaaccgtgtttacgtagtcaaatgtttacaaatctataaaTAGTTCTGCAGCAAAACAgggataacttcagctgtcgcgtgactaatcacgtgatcatcagccaaaatggcggttatgtctaatgtaactaagccagcgaccgttcgcagtttcttatttatttgtatgtcgctagaatacgcaagaaatgtcaacaggaattgaaggcaagttgtaacaaactacaatgtcgtttttcatgaggattttgttaaataatattattatttgtttatttgaaaagaatctaacgattatgatccgtgactgatgtaccaCAGTACTGGCATCttgtttgtcaaaactgtaggcctatatatgtcTCGCCGGACAGCGTGACCGACAGTGCGACCGTAGTTTTATATCGGAGGtgaaatatttgcattttcgaTGTTACTAGGGGTAATAAAATAggtgtttgctaggcctaattaacatcttatggtatagataaaaacaacttaAGGTGTGTACATCTTAGATTATATCTCTggttgtacagtacatgtaactGGTAATAAACCGATTTGTCCTTCAGttgattcttttttcaaagtttacaagcagctttactgattcagaagtatatcaataatcttccacaaacattaaagaaatagggaaagaattatactcagctattggaaagttgtcagcagataaatatgttatacatgttttcttgaatatatatataataggaataaccagattaagacatttcatctgatacaaatgtagctgtctgactataaattcaattttaaatttcttattttatgacctcagaccctgatgtttctcagggcctttggccctttgattgacctttatttgttggatttctaatGGAATTCaatctaatttggttaacattatcagcatgggatgacagtttgatggtatggacatgttggccctgactgaaccccaggggctgatgggcgaggctaaaaagggtcaaattgactgaaatttcaaaaatcttcttctcaagacccaaataatgtagaatcaaatactcttcatagatggaagggtcttatggtgctttactatAATGATGAATTTCATAACAGGAAATtactatgatttgtttgatttctattggaattcattctaacttggttaataTTAgcagcttgggatggcagtttgatggtatgcacatgttggccctgactgaaccccaggggctgatggcgaggctaaaaagggtcaaattgactgaaatttcaaaaatcttcttctcaagacccaaataatgtaaaatcaaatactcttcatagatggaagggtcttatggtgctttactatAATGATGAATTTCATAACAGGAAATtactatgatttgtttgatttctattggaattcattctatcTTGGTTAACATTAgcagcttgggatggcagtttgatggtatgcacatgttggccctgactgacccctaggggccgataggcggggccaaaaagggtcaattaaatcaactgaaatatttcaaatctcagatgaccgttaaggcccatgggcctctggTTCTATACCCAacagaaacatgttttttttttcatggagaAACATAGGGGGGTTGATCTTTTGTCACAGAGTTCTTGCCACCCTTTATGTAATTATCACTGGGGGTGAAGTcattttaaccaaattttaatctagcccccgagaatgtctgaaaatgtgctatattcactagggaaggtccaaatacaatgtacacgtagactgtaaagtaattttaaaatgttaaaaactgaaTCAACACAAAAATCTGTGGcatatatccatatatatatgatttgtcTGTCACAGCTGTATTACATTGATTACACATACAACCCATTACCTTAAAATGTGTCTGTTGATCAAAGTCTAAGCATTTTTCTGGTGCTGATTTCagcgagctttcaatggagatTGCCAAGATAAATCTTGCTTTCCATTCTTCATTTGACATGTTCAAACTATCTGAAATAGGGATAATTATAAACAATCAGAGTTTGAACTATCACTAGCTAGaaaattattgtttgtattgaaaaaaatatgtgttcAAAGTATCTGCCGATTCGAACTGACTCGAGGTTTATTGTACTTCTGATAAAACATGAAATCTGCATTCTGAAAATATACATAGATACCCCTTTCAGAGATGATTTCTTTGTAATAAAGATGTGTGTGAAAGAGGAATTGTTCCagttttaaagtattttatttgacaatgtTCAGAAGTTgatgtttttgtaacttttgatgTCACTGACATTGAAAATTTGATgagatattgtatatagatgGCACTAGATTGAACTGTAGTGGATGTTTTGGTTGTATGTTGTAGGTGGTAGAGGCAGCACCCTATGTTACCACATTGGAGACATTAGACAAATACAATTGTGATTTCTGTGTACATGGAGGTTTGTGTAGATTTCAAATAGATTCACTCTTCTGTCGTATAACTTTAATAATTCAGATTTAATACCATAACTTTGCAGAAGATTTCATATTAGAACgttttcaaatatctttaacTGGACATTTTAAAAGATCCATCTATCCATCAAAATGTTCAATATCTGCTTTAATGGCCAGAGGAAATTAGCACTGTCTGAAATCTTGAGAACTACCGGTAGTTGAATACAAGATTTAGCTCATTATAATATCCCCAGCACCTTGCTTGTGCAGGGACATCAAAACCTCCTGATTTAGAGTAAAATCATGGAAAGTTCTCACAATAAGCTGTGATCAGTTTTGGTGGTAAATGCTCAATATAATTAATCAATTGGTCAAATGATATTCTGATAATGTTTGgtgattcttttttttctaaaaccaCTACAGtgtatgtagaaaaaaaatatagccCAAGTTACAATACACTTTTGTATATTTactttgtaatatatttgtacaatatgttaaaaCAGATGACATAACGACGACTGCTGATGGTACAGATTCCTACCATATAGTGAAAGCTGCAGAGCGCTACAAGTAGGTTCTCCTCTGTAAAAAGCATTTTCCTTGATTGATGTGGATTTTGTTTGTGTCTTATTATGaagaaaacattttgataaGCATGACAGTGTGTATTGGAGCTTTTTCAAGACTTTAATAATCTTAAGAGCAAGGCTGCACAAAGAGGTCAACATTCAAGTCACTTTTTTATGCTTGTTCCAACAACTTTCTCTTTAAGTCGTAAGGTCTAtgatattttttcagtttttagGGAAACAGCTCTGaagttaattaaattaattaaaagtaCCTTACACTGTGTTGTTTTCACCATCATATCATAATTAAAGAGATATTGATGTCTGTTTTTCACCAACTCATTATGCCAATGATAATTTCCTACTAATTTTCaccatacaaatatcacatctcTTGCATAATATTCAAGGTTTAAGAAagtctcattttttttttctagtcaTCTATAATCAAATGAAACTGCAGAGATCTATATTGCCAATTGCCATCAACTACACAGATTTAAAAATGCTGAAAGTTGTTGACCATTATCTTCACAATTGAACAGTACAACTGCGATATGGGAGCAATTTAGCTTTTCCATTTACCGTACACTCAAAAATCTTTGCTGaatatggaaatattttttcatgatGCCTGATAATTTTTAATGTCATAAAACTGTTactaataatgataaaaatgttttactttAATTTTTGTTGTGGTTATTTTAGGGAGTGTAAAAGAACAGCTGGTGTTTCCACAACAGACCTTGTAGGGaggtatgttatattttgttgttagctcacctgttccaaaggaccaaggtgagctttGTCAtatcttgaccttgacccatattcaagatTGTAGGGGTCAACACATGCTAaaatttttaacaacttcttctcaataaccaagaggcccagtgtcTTGATTTGAAGCCTGTAGCAAGCttaggtgaagggctaccaagtttttttcaaatgaatgactttcgacctactttcaagatcacaggggtcaaataagctaaaatctttaaacaatgatttcttgTTAGCCAAGCGACTGCtcagacctgatattgggccaatagtatgctggaatgaagtcTAATAAAATTAACtcacatgaataaacctagctagCCTTctctgataatttgataaagtggtaatcagcattGAGTAGTATCTGCATAtgaatgacctagatcaacttcaagGTTGCTCTGGAAGCAGGCGAGCGATTCAAGGATATTAAATTGGCCTCTTGTTGTGATCATATTAGAATCACTTAAATTTTCTTACCAaacatgaagaaaaaaaaaatcatttctttaaatataaaatttggatcattggtatatatatggcAATTTATACTGCTTGTAAAGATGTTTTGATTAATTCTCAATTtctgtatgatgtatatacCGGTACATGTAGAGATGTCATCTTTGAAGAAAATGGATTGATATTAAAATTAAGTGCTGATGAAGAGACATTTTATAGGATGAAGTatcaaagaaaaaacaacaattgtgatgattgacatgtgttgtgttgtttacaGGATGTTACTGGTCACCAAGAATCATCACAAACCTGAAGAGGAAAGCGTAGAAAAATCTGATGTCTCAGATATAGGAGAGGTAAGGTCACACGAATGGTGTCAGATGTCAGAATGAGGTTATTAGAGGTCAATGCAATTGCGTCAAAGGTCACTAGAATAAGATCACTGCAATAGCATCAACAGTCACCAGAATAACTGGAACAGTTTTAAAAGACTTAAAGTAAGTACAGTGTTAATGAAGGGAACTGACACTGAAATCGACAGTATTTATTAAGtatgttcatttttttcatggGATGCATTTTGTAGCAAAAACCAAACAACCTTATTTCAAAAAGATCAATAAAGAATATGACTCAAATGAGAACTACACACTCTGTATTACTccaattattttttgaaaacagagaataatttgatttttttttgataatgcATGGTTGGCTGGGAGATTTTGATTTCACTGTTTTGCATAGGTTTCaatctattttattttatgtactGTTAACCGAGAACAAATTTAACGTGATTTAATGCTGTCATCCTATTCGaatatgtcataattaaatttgaaacaaaacaattttcCTGTTTTCTGTATTATCTGGAATGGTTATCCGGATCTACCGTAAACAGTTAGAGCTAGTTGAAACAACTCTGATTTTCTAAGGTATACTAAGGGAACCAAAGTTGTGCACAGGATTGAATACCTCACCAGTTAcctatttacatcacacacatcACCTTTTCAGCATATATATAAGtttcaactacatgtattagaggtctaggagtgatgctACTGCAATTTAATATAGAAATTATTTTGCAGTTTTCCAACATTCATCCTGTTTCAAATTAAAAACTGTTTGACATGCTGGGATTGCTTTTTCACTTTGTTCCAACTCCGCAAGATTttaaacaacatattttaaacttatttCAAAAATGGATTTGGcttactatatatagctacatgtcTAAAATTGCAACTAACTCACCTGTTGCTTCTTTATATATGACCTATATTGCTTTACATGTTTATTCTGAAGTGTTTGAAACTGGAATTTAAGCATTTTGATATGGCTTCCACTGGTAAGATTGTCAATCATTGACTACACTTGTTTCAcatgatactgtatacataGTGTACAGAGTAATTTCTACTGCAGTGTTATTTTGGTGATTTTCATGCTATGGTGTATATTGAAATCAGTACTAGCACAGGCAATCTTAAAGTTTATTTTCAACATCACACAATTTTCTATCTTTCACTCCAAGAAATCAAATTAGCTATTACATAAATGTATAGGAGAACTAAAAGCTTACAGAGCACTTGAATAGGGTAAATAATGTTTGATAAATTTTCAAACTCGTTAGTATCACCTACACTGTTAAAATAGGAGTCGGCATATACACAAGTGTACATTGTCTAACCTACTCTGCCATATTGGTTATTCTGGCTAGACAGCTACAGTAACTGTGTAGTATCCATACTTACCATCTTCTTGGAATTTCCATCGAAGAGATTGTGGGAGTGCGTTGAAAATTTCAAGCCTCAGATAAGAacaattaaaaatatctttCGGACAAATCAATActtaacaataacatattttaagTTGTTTGGTTGGACTGATTAATATTATGAACAAAAAAGTTTTACTGATAATTCATGGATCAAAATTGAGAGTCTCCCTCTCCAATAGGGAGTGTTGGCAGTCTATGTGAGGGTGAAGTCACAGCagcaatatttgtttatttcagaaattGTCCATGGTAAAGTatttacacacctgtatatacaagAATAAGTGTATGATATTTCTAATTATGTATACTTTGTCCTATTCCTGACACAATATATTTAGCAGGAGTCTGCAGTTTTACATCTTAGCGACAGTCGATTGGAATTTGTGAATCACAATTTAGATTGTTTAACTTGTTCATCTTGTCAGAGATGCTATTGAGCTGTGTGTACCCTAACTATACTTGTTCTAAGAAATGACTCGTAAAAGTGTGTTTAATCTGGTAAaaagttttaattatttttcttttcttttttttttctttctttttttttgaaattttgattacCACCTAGATATAAGTtaggaaaacaaacaaaatttgatcTAAATTCCAATTAatctaaattttaattgaatgtGAAAATGATATCTCTCTTTATAGTTTCTTCATGGTGATGACTTAAGATATGTTACACATTACTATGAATTACATTGTTACTGCCTGTAGATAATGAATATAGAATAGGTATTTAAGGATTGAAATACAACTGCTTGGACTTCAGAGCTCCTTTAAGGTCATCCTACAggaaaatatcatgtttttatttttgtttaaagataCAACTATAGTCTCTAGTTTCtcattgtttttctttgttttgaatGAACGtggaatataatatataaggtgtattttacatttttctcTTTGTTGAGAATACTCACAGCAACTATTGGTGTATTAGTTATCATGACAGGTGCACTCATCTCACAGAATCACATTTCTAGcacaatacacattgtattgCACAGTTTTCAGGCTGTATTCCCAATAGGTAAAGCTCTCTGTTGAGCTCTCATTCAACTGTGTTGTGACATAATGTCTCAGatattcaatgattttttttcaaatctgcagataaatttatatttgggggaaaaaatcaCCGATTTGTTAATATTGATAGAGTATATAAAGGTTATCTttgaataaacatttattttgcaCATTTTGCTCTCAGAACACTGACAGAAAACTGACCTAGCAACGGATGTAGGATgtagtcatgtaggcagtaaacttgtaactaacatacatgtatatttttcacTTAAGAGTGTTTGTCTAGTACTATGATGAACAAAATCTAAATAACTGAGAAAGTTTCAATTGTCATTCATTGAAAAGACTAAATTTTATCACAAGTGAATGGGAATACATTTGATGTTTTTTGGTTGTTTGAACACTGACTTGAGAAATATTAAGAGGCCTTTTCCCCTTACACATACCGGTAGGTATTACAATAATAGATGTCAGGCACAGCCGATATTGTGTATTGAGGTCCAATCAGTTTTGACTGATTTGATCAATTTAGAATAGACAAAGGGATGTTCGGTTGTTTTATTTGACCCCTTGACTTGATTAAATCCTGCTTCTGTTTTTTTCCACATAAATACATCTCCATTTGAATTTATAGCCTTCTTTTTTTAATCAcaattgaaaatgataaaatattattgcTAGCACCACAAATAAACAAACTAGCACCACAGATAGATATTTTTAAAGTTCACCTCCTTCTTTATCTCAAACACATCTGCTTGAAGCTTGGAGATATATCTTTTGGCATTGCAATTTacatagttttgtttttaaatcagTACAAGAAAGAATTCAATGTAAGATATGTATATCAATTCTCCATGTTTCGTTGTTTATTTTGGTAtgtttattagtcccctactggtGAAACCGGGGAGTCTATACTGGCTAGTGTCCTCTCTGTCCATCTTGTATGTACGTAACGCCAAAGATTGTTAGCGATCTAGCAGCTTCACTCCATGAGgggttttatcaaaattcacacaatgatataggACCATAATATCTGAGACAAGTTCTAGTTTCAGGGTTTTcgggtcactgttactatttttagcgggaGTTGGTTACAAATATTGCTTTAGCAACTCCCATGCAGTGTGCTTGTTTGATTCAATGTACACAAACCTTACCAAGTTTGACATAGTCTTACCTTAGTTATTTTAACAATGGTATAGACTTCAATTCCCTATTGTATATGAAAGGGCTTTACCATAATGTATCCATTTGGAATAAAGTTTTTGGTCAAATATTCGGCTCTcttaaaatttaacaaaaaatttgaaaactGGATCCCTGATAAGTGGCTAGATATTATCATCATAGTTGTTAGCTCCATTAACAGAATCAGATATTCTGTTGTGCTTTTGAGAACACTACGAAcagaatatttatgttataaacAGTCAGTACTCAGATTGCCTTCAGTAGGCTAGAAATCTTTGATATGTTTTGTCATTTGCACCCTCACATTTCCAATGAAATTCTAAAAATTATGCTAACACCAAAATAAACCACATTTGGAAATTTATCTTGAgcattaattacatattttgattgCCTGGTCttgtaaaaaaaatgcatttataCCAGAAAGCTGTTATTTAGTTTTAAACTTGATTGTTTGTGTTTCCAGTCCAGCTGTGGCCACAGTCCTTACACTGGTGTTTCCCAGTTCTTGCAGACCTCCAACAAAATCATCCAGTTCTCTGAGGGAAAGGAGCCCAAGCCAACAGACCGAATTGTCTATGTGGCCGGAGCATTTGATCTCTTCAGTATCCTTAATCATTATGTTTTTCTACTTGAAATTTACAATAGCCTGTAGCTACTTGAATGAGGACAATGTAGTATAtgtttttttaggggggggggggggggggataacatacataacacacacacattttaGCATTGGGAAAAGTCTGATTTTGAATGTAAAAGGGGCAAAACAATTTTCTGCCTTATGAAATAGTTGCCATTGATTTTGAGCACTCTTAAAGCAGGCACTGAAAGAATACTGTCTCTTTCAATaaccaggtatttatatattatgtaatataataGAGCCATGCTGTATTTATTCCTCAACCTCTCCAGATGTTGGACACCTTGACTTCCTTGAGAAAGCTTCTAAGGAAGGTGACTTTGTCATTGTAGGACTCCATACTGACCCGGTTAGTGTTACCAACTTATTGTCTTCATGACAGCATTCAGTTGTTTGCCGTGTTTATCCAGCAATGTACCCATGCCTGTGAATAAGTCCTCCATTGTCTATTCTGTGGAAATGCTTACATAATCTATACTGTTGTCCTAAAACCTCACCTCCACCCCTTTTACTGTTGTCCTAAAACCTCACCTCAACCCCTTTTACTCTTGTCCTAAAACCTCACCTCCACCCCTTTTACTGTTGTCCTAAAACCTCACCTCCACCCCTTTTACTGTTGTCCTAAAACCTCACCTCCACCCCTTTTACTGTTGTCCTAAAACCTAACCTCCACCCCTTTTACTGTTGTCCTAAACCTCACCGCCACCCCTTTTACTGGTGTCCTAAAACCTCACCTCCACCCCTTACTTTGAGTAAATATTGTATGTGGTGGCTCCTTTCAGGCTGATTAAAgggtataatgtataaatataggaataaatatattgatgtggTGGAATTTGTTTGGTATTCCTGTTGCTGAAGATTACTGATGTTATAGTCTCTAAAATTATCATAGATATTCAATCTGACAAAACAACTGTTACATATGGTTATGTTTTCTATGTACAACACCTGTTCAGACATAGTGTATTAAATgaagccatgtaacagctgatttagcgaaataatattaaaaatttGTCAGAAATGTTGCAAATGTCacaaaaaattgaaatagtTCAACAGTCCTACCAGTATTTGTAGAGTAAATTCCCACATTAAAAGGGCAGTGAATGTTACATTTTAAAGGTGtttaatagataaataacaCTTTACATGGCTGACAGAACTTTTCATTAGACTTATCATGTTTTAGGTTGTGAACCGATACAAGGGAGCTAACTACCCAATAATGAACCTCAATGAGAGAGTTCTAAGTGTTCTGGCATGTAAGGTAGGTGTCacctctttatatatatatcataatatcgTGTAAAAGtgtcattatacatgtatattgattcaCACTTCtgttaaaaatatattcacACATTTGCATTTCACTACTGTATTGCTTTGTATCAGTAGCTGGGATTGGTTGATTCTGTGTTTCAGTATGTGTCGGAGGTTGTGATTGGAGCTCCCTATGATGTCACTCAGGATCTAATGGATCATTTTAAAGTAAGTCACATTGATAAGGGACTTGTGTCACATGGGATTTTTTTCGGTGATTATAATCACTCATAGAAAATTAAagattttcttgtttttttctttttcttacctcatttttagctcgtctcttcgaagaagagtgagagcttatgttgtcactccggtgtcggcgttggtttttcaaatgttaaatttttggtgcaagtgttgaaaggcatagtaatttatggtaatatggtccctgcgggtgtcaaactatcccctgccggagttaaact from Pecten maximus chromosome 1, xPecMax1.1, whole genome shotgun sequence includes these protein-coding regions:
- the LOC117331278 gene encoding ethanolamine-phosphate cytidylyltransferase-like isoform X3, with the translated sequence MAFKRSGDTDVSVEMASDKKKKQVRVWVDGCFDMVHFGHANAIRQAKKMGDYLVVGVHSDEEIAKHKGPPVYKQEERYKMVRAIKWVDEVVEAAPYVTTLETLDKYNCDFCVHGDDITTTADGTDSYHIVKAAERYKECKRTAGVSTTDLVGRMLLVTKNHHKPEEESVEKSDVSDIGEKLSMSSCGHSPYTGVSQFLQTSNKIIQFSEGKEPKPTDRIVYVAGAFDLFNVGHLDFLEKASKEGDFVIVGLHTDPVVNRYKGANYPIMNLNERVLSVLACKYVSEVVIGAPYDVTQDLMDHFKVDIVCHGMTPVMPAEDGSDAYGIPKKLGKFKTLESGNELTTRMIIERIIAHRLEYQIRNKKKSEKELKILEALF
- the LOC117331278 gene encoding ethanolamine-phosphate cytidylyltransferase-like isoform X2 — its product is MAFKRSGDTDVSVEMASDKKKKQVRVWVDGCFDMVHFGHANAIRQAKKMGDYLVVGVHSDEEIAKHKGPPVYKQEERYKMVRAIKWVDEVVEAAPYVTTLETLDKYNCDFCVHGDDITTTADGTDSYHIVKAAERYKECKRTAGVSTTDLVGRMLLVTKNHHKPEEESVEKSDVSDIGESSCGHSPYTGVSQFLQTSNKIIQFSEGKEPKPTDRIVYVAGAFDLFNVGHLDFLEKASKEGDFVIVGLHTDPVVNRYKGANYPIMNLNERVLSVLACKYVSEVVIGAPYDVTQDLMDHFKVDIVCHGMTPVMPAEDGSDAYGIPKKLGKFKTLESGNELTTRMIIERIIAHRLQYQLRNKKKSEKELLIMEALTKNNAGK
- the LOC117331278 gene encoding ethanolamine-phosphate cytidylyltransferase-like isoform X4, producing the protein MAFKRSGDTDVSVEMASDKKKKQVRVWVDGCFDMVHFGHANAIRQAKKMGDYLVVGVHSDEEIAKHKGPPVYKQEERYKMVRAIKWVDEVVEAAPYVTTLETLDKYNCDFCVHGDDITTTADGTDSYHIVKAAERYKECKRTAGVSTTDLVGRMLLVTKNHHKPEEESVEKSDVSDIGESSCGHSPYTGVSQFLQTSNKIIQFSEGKEPKPTDRIVYVAGAFDLFNVGHLDFLEKASKEGDFVIVGLHTDPVVNRYKGANYPIMNLNERVLSVLACKYVSEVVIGAPYDVTQDLMDHFKVDIVCHGMTPVMPAEDGSDAYGIPKKLGKFKTLESGNELTTRMIIERIIAHRLEYQIRNKKKSEKELKILEALF
- the LOC117331278 gene encoding ethanolamine-phosphate cytidylyltransferase-like isoform X1 — protein: MAFKRSGDTDVSVEMASDKKKKQVRVWVDGCFDMVHFGHANAIRQAKKMGDYLVVGVHSDEEIAKHKGPPVYKQEERYKMVRAIKWVDEVVEAAPYVTTLETLDKYNCDFCVHGDDITTTADGTDSYHIVKAAERYKECKRTAGVSTTDLVGRMLLVTKNHHKPEEESVEKSDVSDIGEKLSMSSCGHSPYTGVSQFLQTSNKIIQFSEGKEPKPTDRIVYVAGAFDLFNVGHLDFLEKASKEGDFVIVGLHTDPVVNRYKGANYPIMNLNERVLSVLACKYVSEVVIGAPYDVTQDLMDHFKVDIVCHGMTPVMPAEDGSDAYGIPKKLGKFKTLESGNELTTRMIIERIIAHRLQYQLRNKKKSEKELLIMEALTKNNAGK